From one Chryseobacterium sp. 3008163 genomic stretch:
- the gldD gene encoding gliding motility lipoprotein GldD — protein sequence MIRKVIFIFASMLLISCEKETQPKPYGELRLEYPTPKYQKFDKNCAYTFEYSDFAKIVDAKKPCWYYMNYPKMKAKVFITYFPVKGDFADHVRESEKMVYKHTIKASSIDTKFFQYPERKVYGNFYELKGQTASNLQFYATDSTKHFVTAYLYFDTRPKPDSLAPAVDYIKKDIMHMLDTFEWKN from the coding sequence ATGATTAGAAAAGTCATTTTTATTTTTGCTTCAATGCTTTTAATTTCTTGTGAGAAAGAGACTCAACCGAAACCTTATGGTGAATTGAGATTAGAATATCCCACACCGAAATATCAGAAATTTGATAAAAATTGTGCATATACTTTTGAATATTCAGATTTTGCTAAGATTGTGGATGCCAAAAAACCTTGTTGGTATTACATGAATTACCCAAAGATGAAGGCAAAAGTATTTATCACTTATTTTCCTGTGAAAGGTGATTTTGCAGACCATGTAAGAGAGTCTGAGAAAATGGTGTATAAGCATACCATAAAAGCCAGTTCGATTGATACTAAATTTTTTCAGTATCCTGAAAGAAAAGTTTATGGAAATTTCTATGAGCTGAAAGGGCAAACTGCGTCTAATCTTCAGTTTTATGCCACAGACAGTACAAAGCATTTTGTAACTGCCTATTTGTATTTCGATACAAGACCAAAACCAGATTCTTTAGCGCCGGCAGTAGATTATATCAAAAAAGATATCATGCACATGCTGGATACTTTTGAATGGAAAAATTAA
- a CDS encoding type VI secretion system contractile sheath small subunit: MLQFFYKFKQWIGHKFANPNQNQQSQNNNNMAMFNYGVGGNEVKVDANEAIQEIQENKSLIVSQLTTDETYVPEIVTGLKTVDDVFRHFQPSVAVQHETEDGNVVEEEFRFQNLADFTPKNLVQKSDYLQKLSMEQEQYNKIVRQLKTNKILRNMLENENTRAAFIEALKDVAQELEK, translated from the coding sequence ATGTTACAGTTTTTTTATAAATTTAAACAATGGATTGGTCATAAATTTGCTAATCCAAACCAAAATCAACAATCTCAAAATAATAATAATATGGCAATGTTTAATTATGGAGTTGGCGGAAACGAAGTCAAGGTCGACGCTAATGAAGCTATTCAGGAAATTCAGGAAAACAAATCTCTTATTGTAAGTCAGCTTACCACAGATGAAACTTATGTTCCGGAAATTGTAACAGGTCTAAAAACCGTAGATGATGTTTTCAGACATTTTCAGCCTTCAGTTGCTGTACAGCACGAGACAGAAGACGGAAATGTAGTAGAAGAAGAATTCCGCTTTCAAAATCTTGCAGACTTTACTCCCAAAAATCTTGTTCAGAAATCAGATTATCTTCAAAAGCTTAGCATGGAGCAGGAGCAGTATAACAAAATTGTACGTCAGCTGAAAACCAATAAAATTCTTCGCAATATGCTGGAAAATGAGAACACAAGAGCTGCTTTTATTGAAGCATTAAAGGATGTGGCACAAGAACTTGAAAAATAA
- a CDS encoding PfkB family carbohydrate kinase: MKLLVVGSVAFDAIETPFGKTDKILGGAATYIGITSSVMGVKSGIVSVVGGDFPQEHLDMFTKRDINIEGLEIVKDGKTFFWSGKYHNDLNTRDTLATEVNVLENFDPKIPESMQDAEILLLGNLHPGVQLSVLEKMNQRPKLVILDTMNFWMDSALDILKDMIAKTDVISINDEEARQLSGEYSLVKAAKKIHTMGPKFVIIKKGEHGAILFHDGKIFAIPALPLEEVFDPTGAGDTFAGGFAAYLAKKGKFDFETMKSALIVGSAMASFTVEKFGTERIEEVNEADMLERINQFKELTTFTVEL, translated from the coding sequence ATGAAACTTTTAGTTGTAGGAAGTGTTGCGTTTGATGCAATAGAAACACCATTTGGTAAAACAGATAAGATTTTAGGAGGAGCTGCCACGTATATTGGGATTACCTCATCAGTGATGGGAGTGAAATCTGGGATTGTTTCTGTTGTGGGAGGAGATTTTCCCCAAGAGCATTTAGATATGTTCACCAAGAGAGATATCAACATCGAAGGATTAGAAATCGTAAAAGACGGAAAAACTTTCTTTTGGTCAGGAAAATATCATAACGATTTAAATACAAGAGACACATTAGCAACTGAAGTGAATGTTCTTGAAAACTTCGACCCGAAAATTCCAGAATCTATGCAGGATGCGGAGATTTTACTTTTAGGAAATCTACATCCTGGCGTTCAATTGTCTGTTCTTGAAAAAATGAATCAGCGTCCAAAACTGGTCATTTTAGATACTATGAATTTCTGGATGGATTCTGCTTTGGATATTTTAAAAGATATGATTGCTAAAACTGACGTGATCAGCATCAACGACGAAGAAGCAAGACAGCTTTCAGGTGAATATTCTTTGGTGAAAGCTGCTAAAAAAATTCATACGATGGGACCAAAATTTGTCATCATCAAAAAAGGTGAGCACGGAGCGATTCTTTTCCATGATGGTAAAATATTTGCTATTCCTGCGCTTCCATTAGAAGAAGTTTTCGATCCGACGGGTGCTGGAGATACTTTTGCAGGAGGTTTTGCTGCATATTTAGCTAAAAAAGGAAAGTTCGATTTTGAAACAATGAAGTCTGCATTGATCGTAGGTTCTGCGATGGCATCTTTCACTGTAGAAAAATTCGGAACAGAAAGAATAGAGGAAGTAAACGAGGCTGATATGCTGGAAAGAATCAATCAATTCAAAGAATTGACGACTTTTACTGTTGAGTTGTAA
- a CDS encoding DUF5458 family protein — protein MDSKLQAAESQQHNQQQQGGKPKGNPVEELNKIGGFGFIESVVDGIANMNPTRKARKEIFLNDANKTDERKELLQKINLWVELLSTNEPAEKMADTCKAKALAADQNLKTNLKNSLDAARQLETSYRTVAQFYKNTELDKVDNVSIVNATLEQMSDLDNPLFIDAVAEEFKQYYDRLDLRDNYSILAIPGYLGSNKVIEKWAKICNENKVMMVTDFANLDKPDDVVDLFHSANLTGGELHRSNVIMTCNWLVGRGRAEEVGEEENVELPPSTSLAGKIHKTLMSQVAAGKKHGNINEVDAVKFELKKSEISQLEKMGLVPMVNEYGKIMAFSAKTLFTGDNIGLQTYSVVRVFDYVTKVLLDFLNRRAFENWNAKNEDDLRKQIVTFLDGIKGADKLIEKFKIVRFEQDKVNKDRVWLDIRLTPYFPTKSFVIKLDGHKGDDGNEWDAEYIQD, from the coding sequence ATGGATAGCAAATTGCAGGCTGCAGAAAGCCAACAACATAATCAACAGCAACAAGGCGGTAAACCGAAAGGAAATCCTGTTGAAGAACTAAATAAAATTGGAGGCTTTGGCTTTATAGAATCTGTCGTAGACGGAATTGCCAATATGAACCCAACCAGAAAAGCAAGAAAAGAAATTTTCTTGAATGATGCCAATAAAACCGACGAAAGAAAAGAATTGCTTCAGAAAATCAATCTTTGGGTTGAACTTTTAAGTACAAACGAGCCTGCAGAGAAAATGGCAGATACCTGCAAAGCAAAAGCGCTTGCGGCAGATCAAAATTTAAAAACAAATTTAAAGAATAGCCTTGATGCAGCTCGTCAGCTAGAAACTTCATACAGAACGGTTGCACAGTTTTATAAAAATACCGAATTAGATAAAGTTGATAACGTTAGTATTGTCAATGCGACTTTAGAGCAGATGTCAGATCTAGATAATCCTTTATTTATTGATGCTGTTGCTGAAGAATTTAAGCAGTATTATGACCGTTTAGATTTAAGAGATAACTATTCAATTCTTGCGATTCCGGGATATTTGGGATCCAATAAAGTTATTGAAAAATGGGCGAAAATCTGTAATGAAAATAAAGTTATGATGGTTACTGATTTTGCTAATCTTGACAAACCAGATGACGTTGTAGATCTATTCCATTCAGCAAATCTTACGGGTGGCGAATTGCACAGAAGTAATGTCATCATGACTTGTAACTGGCTAGTTGGTCGTGGAAGAGCTGAAGAAGTAGGTGAAGAAGAGAACGTAGAACTTCCGCCTTCTACTTCATTGGCAGGAAAAATTCACAAAACTTTAATGTCACAAGTTGCAGCAGGTAAAAAGCATGGTAACATCAACGAAGTAGACGCAGTGAAATTCGAATTGAAGAAAAGCGAAATTTCTCAGTTGGAAAAAATGGGTCTTGTACCAATGGTGAACGAATATGGTAAAATCATGGCGTTCTCTGCAAAAACATTGTTTACAGGAGATAACATCGGTCTTCAGACGTATTCTGTAGTCCGTGTATTCGATTATGTAACTAAAGTTTTATTAGATTTCCTAAACAGAAGAGCCTTCGAAAATTGGAATGCTAAAAACGAAGATGATTTGAGAAAACAAATCGTGACATTCTTAGACGGTATCAAAGGTGCCGACAAATTGATTGAAAAATTCAAAATTGTTCGTTTTGAGCAGGATAAAGTGAATAAAGACAGAGTTTGGCTAGACATTCGTTTGACTCCGTATTTCCCGACTAAAAGTTTTGTAATTAAACTTGACGGTCACAAAGGAGATGACGGTAATGAGTGGGATGCTGAATATATCCAGGATTAA
- the mutY gene encoding A/G-specific adenine glycosylase, translating to MEKNKKTSDFLHIGTKLLKWYDINARDLPFRNTKNPYKIWICEIVFQQTRIAQGLNHYNNFIKRFPDVQTLANAEENEVLLYWKGLGYYSRAINIHKAAQQIINDYNGVFPAEYDEILKLKGVGKYTAAAVSSICFNGKMPAVDGNFYRVLSRVFADDFDVSNSRAFNYFSELSHLIMPENVGDFNQAMMDLGSEICKPRNPLCGECPVNDDCLAFSLNKVSEFPVKTKKVKAQDLGLKYYFVHRNGEFLIQQRKDDFIWKKLFEFPLEISDELIPFIKSAKTVNHKLTHKNLSIEIFNVEVDSEEVWKNFIAENEYIITNVESSHDKSFPKPLENYIQNYHTAYRIL from the coding sequence TTGGAAAAGAACAAAAAAACATCAGACTTTCTTCATATCGGAACCAAACTTTTGAAATGGTATGATATAAATGCAAGAGATTTACCCTTCAGAAATACAAAAAATCCCTACAAAATCTGGATCTGTGAGATTGTTTTCCAACAAACCAGAATTGCTCAGGGCTTAAATCATTACAATAATTTCATCAAAAGATTTCCCGATGTTCAGACTTTAGCAAACGCTGAAGAAAATGAAGTTTTACTATATTGGAAAGGTCTAGGATATTATTCAAGAGCAATAAATATTCACAAAGCAGCACAGCAAATCATCAATGATTACAACGGAGTTTTTCCTGCGGAATATGATGAAATTTTAAAACTAAAAGGGGTAGGTAAATATACAGCAGCAGCAGTTTCTAGTATTTGTTTTAACGGAAAAATGCCTGCCGTCGATGGAAATTTCTATAGAGTTTTAAGCAGAGTTTTTGCGGATGATTTTGATGTGTCAAATTCCCGAGCTTTCAATTATTTTTCAGAACTGTCACATTTAATTATGCCTGAAAATGTCGGAGATTTTAATCAGGCGATGATGGATTTAGGTTCGGAAATCTGCAAACCCCGAAATCCTTTATGTGGCGAATGTCCTGTAAATGATGACTGTCTAGCGTTTTCATTAAATAAAGTTTCAGAATTTCCTGTTAAAACTAAGAAAGTAAAAGCGCAGGATTTAGGGTTAAAATACTATTTCGTTCACAGAAACGGTGAATTTTTAATTCAGCAGAGAAAAGATGATTTTATCTGGAAAAAATTGTTTGAATTTCCGCTTGAAATTTCGGATGAATTAATTCCTTTTATTAAAAGTGCAAAAACCGTTAATCATAAATTGACTCATAAGAACTTAAGTATAGAAATATTTAATGTTGAGGTAGATTCAGAAGAAGTTTGGAAAAATTTTATTGCTGAAAATGAATATATTATCACCAATGTTGAAAGTTCTCACGACAAATCTTTTCCGAAACCTTTAGAAAATTATATTCAAAATTATCATACAGCATATAGAATTCTTTAA
- a CDS encoding M13 family metallopeptidase produces the protein MKNVNIAVLAFSGIVFLNSCGTRKIVEAPKVETTEAVVVEPMKEGIKEEGINLSYMDKTVRPQDDFFSYVNGNWVKTTQIPSDKASWGSFNALRENVDDASLSILNKILTEKYAEGSEGQKIQNLYAFFMDVSKRNADGLNPIKGDLAKIDAIKNVNDLQKYLLEATKLGDNSFYGWRVSADMKNSKMNAVYLGGPDLGLGRDYYQKVNEANTKTLAEYQKYVAQLFGVLGYKNSDAAAKNVVDFEKQLANYLLTLEQNRDANLRYNPKNVSELSGLVKNVNLAKYLKEAGVNTDKVIVGELKYYQNMDQFFNQKNLPLLKDYLKYHVVNGNASNLGDSLDNIRFDFYSKYLQGQKEQRAMDKRGLALVNGVLGEAFGKLYVDEYFTPESKQQMEMYIDYILKSFKTHIDDMDWMSPETKVKAQEKLSKFTVKIAYPDQWKDYSQLKVEAPAQGATLYSNLQNVSAWQYQKSLEKVGKPVDKTEWGMSPQTVNAYYSGSNNEIVFPAAILQPPFYNPKADAAVNFGGIGAVIGHEISHGFDDSGSRFDGDGNLNNWWTEQDRKNFDAKVGQLAAQYNAYEPVKGSFVNGKFTSGENIGDLGGVAVAYDALQMYLKDKGNPGLISGFNQDQRFFMSWATVWRTKSTDQYMMNQVKTDPHSPGYFRAFGPLVNQDGFMKAFDIKPGDKLYKASAERIKIW, from the coding sequence ATGAAAAACGTAAATATTGCAGTACTTGCATTTTCAGGTATTGTATTTCTAAACTCTTGCGGAACGAGAAAAATTGTTGAAGCACCGAAAGTAGAAACAACTGAAGCGGTAGTTGTAGAGCCAATGAAAGAAGGAATAAAAGAAGAAGGCATCAATCTGTCTTATATGGATAAAACGGTTCGCCCGCAGGATGATTTCTTCAGTTATGTCAATGGGAATTGGGTGAAAACCACTCAAATTCCTTCTGATAAAGCAAGTTGGGGGTCTTTCAATGCGTTGAGAGAAAATGTGGATGATGCATCTTTGAGTATTTTAAATAAAATTTTAACGGAAAAATATGCTGAAGGTTCAGAAGGTCAAAAAATTCAGAACCTGTATGCATTTTTTATGGATGTCAGCAAGAGAAATGCTGATGGTTTAAATCCGATTAAAGGAGATTTGGCCAAAATTGATGCGATAAAAAATGTTAATGATCTACAGAAATATCTTTTAGAAGCTACAAAACTGGGCGACAATTCATTCTATGGATGGAGAGTCAGCGCAGATATGAAAAATTCTAAAATGAATGCGGTTTATCTTGGCGGTCCAGATCTTGGCTTAGGAAGAGATTATTACCAGAAAGTAAATGAAGCCAACACAAAAACTTTAGCGGAATATCAAAAATATGTAGCACAGCTATTTGGAGTTTTAGGTTATAAAAATTCTGATGCCGCAGCAAAAAATGTGGTGGATTTCGAAAAGCAACTGGCAAATTATTTACTGACTTTAGAGCAAAACAGAGATGCTAACTTAAGATACAATCCAAAAAATGTATCTGAACTTTCAGGGTTGGTAAAAAATGTAAATCTTGCAAAATACCTTAAAGAGGCAGGAGTAAATACAGATAAAGTAATCGTTGGTGAGCTGAAATATTACCAGAATATGGATCAGTTTTTCAATCAGAAAAATCTTCCGTTGCTGAAAGATTACTTGAAATATCACGTAGTTAATGGCAATGCAAGTAATCTTGGTGATAGCTTAGATAATATCCGATTTGATTTTTACTCTAAATATCTTCAGGGTCAAAAAGAACAGCGTGCGATGGATAAACGAGGGTTAGCTTTGGTCAATGGTGTTTTAGGTGAAGCTTTCGGAAAATTATATGTGGATGAATATTTCACGCCAGAATCTAAGCAGCAAATGGAAATGTATATCGATTACATTTTAAAATCATTCAAAACTCACATTGATGATATGGATTGGATGTCTCCTGAAACAAAAGTAAAAGCTCAGGAAAAACTGTCTAAATTCACAGTGAAAATTGCTTATCCGGATCAGTGGAAAGATTATTCTCAACTAAAAGTGGAAGCTCCGGCTCAAGGCGCAACTTTATATTCAAACTTACAGAATGTTTCGGCTTGGCAATATCAGAAAAGCTTAGAAAAAGTAGGAAAGCCTGTTGATAAAACAGAGTGGGGAATGTCTCCTCAAACGGTCAACGCCTATTACAGCGGTTCAAATAACGAAATCGTTTTCCCTGCAGCCATTCTTCAACCTCCTTTTTACAATCCAAAAGCTGATGCAGCCGTTAATTTTGGGGGAATCGGAGCGGTTATCGGTCACGAAATTTCTCACGGTTTTGATGACAGCGGATCGAGATTCGATGGCGATGGAAATTTAAATAATTGGTGGACAGAGCAGGATCGTAAAAACTTCGATGCAAAAGTTGGTCAATTAGCAGCTCAGTACAACGCTTACGAACCCGTAAAAGGAAGTTTTGTTAACGGTAAATTTACAAGCGGAGAAAATATTGGTGATTTAGGTGGAGTAGCGGTTGCTTACGATGCACTTCAAATGTATCTAAAAGACAAAGGAAATCCGGGATTAATTTCAGGATTTAACCAAGATCAAAGATTTTTCATGAGCTGGGCAACAGTCTGGAGAACAAAATCTACTGACCAGTACATGATGAATCAGGTGAAAACAGATCCGCATTCACCGGGATACTTCAGAGCTTTTGGGCCTTTGGTCAATCAGGATGGCTTCATGAAAGCATTTGATATCAAACCCGGAGATAAGCTTTACAAAGCATCCGCAGAAAGAATTAAAATCTGGTAA
- a CDS encoding NAD(P)H-dependent flavin oxidoreductase, producing MSNFIDFNSAKKLHEMQESRNRITELFNIQYPIIQAGMIWHSGWRLASAVSNCGGLGLIGSASMYPDILRENIQKCKKATDKSFGVNIALLYPNLEEIINIILEEGVKIVFTSAGSPKTYTETLQKEGVKVAHVVSSTKFAMKSEDAGVDAVVAEGFEAGGHNGRDETTTFCLIPNVKKHISKPLIAAGGIALGSQMKAAMILGADGVQIGSRFAATVEASAHDNWKKKITELNEGDTHLTLKELAPVRMVKNKFFNELEEIYNVGRNSESLVAALGRARAKKGMFEGDMEEGELEIGQVSALIDEVLPAETVFANLLKEFEDVKMPKF from the coding sequence ATGAGCAATTTTATAGATTTCAATTCAGCTAAAAAACTTCACGAGATGCAGGAAAGCAGAAATAGAATTACCGAACTTTTTAATATTCAATATCCTATCATTCAGGCCGGCATGATTTGGCATTCAGGCTGGAGATTAGCATCAGCAGTTTCAAACTGTGGCGGATTGGGTTTAATTGGTTCTGCAAGCATGTATCCCGATATTCTGCGTGAAAATATTCAGAAATGTAAGAAAGCTACCGATAAGTCTTTTGGAGTAAATATAGCTTTGCTATACCCCAATTTAGAAGAAATTATCAACATTATTTTAGAAGAAGGTGTAAAAATAGTTTTTACCTCAGCCGGAAGTCCTAAAACGTATACAGAAACATTACAAAAAGAGGGAGTGAAAGTTGCTCATGTAGTTTCTTCAACCAAATTTGCGATGAAGAGCGAAGATGCCGGAGTTGATGCTGTTGTTGCCGAAGGATTTGAAGCGGGTGGTCACAACGGAAGAGATGAAACCACAACTTTTTGCCTGATTCCCAACGTTAAAAAACATATTTCAAAGCCATTAATCGCAGCTGGTGGAATTGCTCTCGGTTCTCAAATGAAAGCTGCCATGATTTTAGGCGCTGACGGAGTTCAGATTGGAAGCCGTTTTGCCGCAACGGTGGAAGCTAGTGCTCACGATAATTGGAAGAAGAAAATCACCGAACTGAATGAAGGTGACACTCATCTTACTTTGAAAGAATTAGCGCCCGTAAGAATGGTTAAAAATAAATTCTTTAACGAGCTGGAGGAGATTTATAACGTCGGAAGAAATTCTGAATCACTGGTTGCCGCTTTAGGAAGAGCCAGAGCAAAAAAAGGAATGTTTGAAGGTGATATGGAAGAAGGTGAATTGGAAATCGGTCAGGTTTCAGCTTTGATTGATGAGGTTTTGCCTGCGGAAACTGTTTTTGCGAATCTTTTGAAAGAGTTTGAAGATGTTAAAATGCCTAAGTTTTAA
- the queG gene encoding tRNA epoxyqueuosine(34) reductase QueG, giving the protein MNSTAEKYSQLIKSKAKSFGFQNCGISKADFLEEDAHHLEKWLKNNYHGEMKYMENHFDKRLDPRLLVEGSKSVISLSYNYFPEEKISTLENFKISKYAYAEDYHEVVKEILRDMVAELQNEIGDFGFRVFVDSAPVLERSWAKKSGIGWVGKNANLITKQSGSFYFLAEIICDLDLIPDHETTDYCGSCRKCIDACPTDAIVSEKIVDGSKCISYATIELKNEIPDSFKGKMEDWMFGCDICQDVCPWNRFSAPNLQAKFKPNKALKNFKKDEWKELTQEIFSEIFRKSPVKRTKFAGLKRNIEFLNQSSEKL; this is encoded by the coding sequence ATGAATTCAACAGCCGAAAAATATTCACAATTAATCAAATCTAAAGCTAAAAGTTTTGGGTTTCAAAATTGTGGAATTTCAAAGGCTGATTTTCTGGAAGAAGATGCACACCACCTTGAAAAATGGCTGAAGAATAACTACCATGGCGAAATGAAATACATGGAAAATCATTTTGATAAACGTCTTGATCCCAGGCTTTTGGTAGAAGGTTCAAAATCTGTAATTTCACTTTCTTATAACTATTTTCCTGAAGAGAAAATTTCAACGTTGGAGAATTTCAAAATATCAAAATATGCGTATGCCGAAGATTATCATGAAGTGGTAAAAGAAATTCTTCGGGATATGGTGGCTGAATTGCAGAATGAAATCGGTGATTTTGGTTTCCGGGTTTTCGTAGATTCTGCACCAGTTTTAGAAAGAAGCTGGGCGAAAAAATCAGGAATTGGCTGGGTTGGCAAAAATGCTAACTTAATAACCAAGCAAAGTGGTTCGTTTTATTTTTTGGCCGAAATTATTTGTGATTTAGATCTAATTCCAGATCACGAAACGACTGATTATTGTGGGAGTTGCAGAAAATGTATCGATGCATGTCCTACAGATGCGATTGTTTCAGAAAAAATCGTGGACGGAAGCAAATGTATTTCCTATGCAACGATTGAATTAAAAAATGAAATTCCTGATTCATTTAAAGGTAAAATGGAAGACTGGATGTTTGGCTGCGATATCTGCCAAGATGTTTGTCCGTGGAACCGTTTTTCTGCACCGAATCTTCAGGCAAAATTTAAACCTAACAAAGCTTTGAAAAATTTCAAAAAAGATGAATGGAAAGAATTAACTCAGGAAATATTCTCCGAAATTTTCAGAAAATCACCTGTCAAGCGGACAAAATTTGCAGGTTTAAAAAGAAATATTGAGTTTTTGAATCAATCTTCAGAGAAATTATAG
- a CDS encoding rhodanese-like domain-containing protein, with amino-acid sequence MSLAEVLKSGNYALIDVREPMELEMDGNIEGAQNIPLGEVEDRKEEILSIDKPVVLFCRSGNRSGKALDFLQSQGLEDGYNGGGWAELKAHLEANQGTF; translated from the coding sequence ATGTCATTAGCAGAAGTATTAAAATCAGGAAATTATGCATTAATCGACGTTCGTGAACCCATGGAATTGGAAATGGACGGAAATATAGAGGGCGCTCAAAATATCCCGTTGGGTGAGGTAGAAGATAGAAAAGAAGAAATTTTATCGATCGATAAGCCGGTTGTTTTATTCTGCAGAAGCGGAAACAGAAGCGGAAAAGCTTTAGATTTCCTACAGTCTCAAGGTTTAGAAGACGGCTACAACGGCGGCGGATGGGCTGAGTTGAAAGCGCATTTAGAAGCAAATCAAGGAACTTTTTAA
- a CDS encoding peptidylprolyl isomerase: MINKLKIAFLFGIFTLLFSTKVNAQLKPGQLIDGIAAVIGNEIVLESDVEEQMNYGKQQGAGTTDKCDFLENLINNKFLVFEAKKDTLIENRSAAMKEGANAKYNQLLSQFPDEKAMLTAYKFRTGYEMKNAIEKIDTDTYYGQAKYQRITEKADVTPNEVTDFYNMFKTQLPEIKDEVSLSQIVMNPKLTEAHKDELINKLKKIKADIAGGESFDSQARIYSEDPGSAANGGLMKNVFKGQMVKPFEAAALNLQEGEISDPIESEFGYHIIQLVKKSGKVYDARHILLKSTPTAEEITTAKKKLDSIRDLILAEKITFKDASFKFSDDKRTKFNAGIIPGGDGSNKIERESIPGTISYELAGLNKGDITTAFDDKDDRDRSVVKIVKIEDVIPSHQITLETDYDRIKQMALRKKQAEMVEKFVNSKLSTTFISIDGRYDNCNFKGNWKKEAMKK, encoded by the coding sequence ATGATAAATAAATTAAAAATTGCTTTTCTTTTTGGGATTTTTACTTTGTTGTTTTCAACAAAAGTGAATGCTCAGCTAAAGCCGGGTCAATTAATCGACGGTATTGCGGCTGTGATAGGCAATGAAATTGTGCTTGAATCTGATGTTGAGGAGCAGATGAATTACGGAAAACAGCAAGGTGCTGGTACCACTGATAAATGTGACTTTTTGGAGAATCTGATCAATAACAAATTTCTTGTTTTTGAAGCTAAAAAAGACACGCTGATCGAAAACCGTTCTGCGGCAATGAAAGAGGGTGCAAATGCGAAGTATAATCAATTGCTTTCTCAGTTTCCTGACGAAAAAGCGATGTTGACGGCTTATAAATTCAGAACCGGATATGAGATGAAGAATGCTATCGAAAAAATAGATACAGATACGTATTACGGTCAGGCAAAGTATCAGAGAATTACAGAAAAAGCTGACGTTACTCCTAACGAAGTAACAGATTTTTATAATATGTTTAAGACTCAATTACCTGAGATTAAAGATGAGGTTTCTCTTTCGCAAATCGTAATGAATCCTAAACTGACTGAAGCTCACAAGGATGAGCTGATTAATAAGTTGAAGAAAATCAAAGCAGATATTGCTGGTGGAGAAAGTTTTGATAGTCAGGCAAGAATTTATTCTGAAGATCCAGGTTCTGCAGCTAATGGAGGTTTGATGAAAAATGTTTTCAAAGGTCAGATGGTGAAACCGTTCGAAGCAGCAGCTTTAAACTTACAAGAAGGTGAAATTTCTGATCCTATCGAATCTGAATTTGGGTATCACATCATTCAGTTGGTGAAAAAATCAGGTAAAGTGTATGACGCAAGACATATTCTTTTGAAGTCTACACCTACAGCTGAAGAAATTACTACCGCTAAAAAGAAATTGGACAGCATCAGAGATCTTATTTTGGCTGAAAAAATTACTTTTAAAGATGCTTCATTTAAATTTTCTGACGATAAAAGAACGAAATTCAACGCAGGTATAATTCCTGGTGGCGATGGTTCAAACAAAATTGAAAGAGAAAGTATTCCAGGAACAATAAGCTACGAATTGGCAGGTTTAAATAAAGGAGATATCACTACGGCTTTCGATGATAAAGATGACAGAGACAGAAGTGTGGTGAAGATTGTGAAAATCGAAGATGTTATTCCTTCTCACCAGATTACTTTAGAAACCGATTATGACCGAATCAAGCAGATGGCCTTGCGTAAGAAACAGGCCGAAATGGTTGAAAAATTTGTAAATTCAAAACTTTCAACAACCTTTATTTCAATCGATGGTCGTTATGACAATTGTAATTTTAAAGGAAACTGGAAGAAAGAAGCCATGAAAAAATAA